A genome region from Triticum aestivum cultivar Chinese Spring chromosome 2B, IWGSC CS RefSeq v2.1, whole genome shotgun sequence includes the following:
- the LOC123040620 gene encoding WRKY transcription factor SUSIBA2, producing MASSGGGRSPAAVVLDDLVDVRDRVAMLQTVLQESSPGATVEAGELVEGMMAKLSSALSVLGTGDGGVASSSGPGRGPGGRRKRSGTASSGPHRRSSSRRRMKSPLIRTVTATTLTDGKSWRKYGQKQINDSTNPRSYYRCTHLPDKGCKAKRHVHVSESNPSEYTIDYYGQHTCRDPSTFPSLIVQGAADAAPPPDCANLISFAPINGANRAFTASTSTSAFSHHLMKEAADHHPMLFSRFSNHSSSPPAQEGVSSDSPSPACHSKYMQYAGGQFINVTGIRTSPLTVGSAPAEYWPVVEVTGVDSAVAGMDSFPSSPSSLGFMSGSLEGSFGNNVYDDDLFSFDS from the exons ATGGCGTCCTCCGGCGGCGGGCGCTCACCTGCGGCGGTGGTCTTAGACGACCTTGTGGATGTTCGCGACCGCGTGGCGATGCTGCAGACCGTGCTGCAGGAGTCTTCGCCTGGGGCGACCGTGGAGGCCGGGGAGCTGGTGGAGGGGATGATGGCCAAGCTGTCGAGCGCCCTGTCGGTTCTCGGCACCGGTGATGGTGGCGTGGCGTCTTCGTCGGGGCCAGGTCGAGGAccgggcgggaggaggaagaggtcggGCACTGCGTCGTCCGGGCCGCACCGCCggagcagctcgaggagaag GATGAAGAGCCCTCTAATCAGGACGGTCACCGCTACGACGCTCACAGATGGCAAGTCATGGAGGAAGTACGGGCAGAAACAGATAAACGACTCTACTAACCCGAG GAGCTACTACAGGTGCACGCATTTGCCAGATAAGGGCTGCAAGGCCAAGAGGCACGTCCACGTATCCGAGTCCAACCCGTCGGAGTACACCATCGACTACTATGGCCAGCACACCTGCAGGGATCCCTCCACATTTCCATCACTCATCGTCCAAGGGGCcgccgacgctgccccgccgccggacTGTGCAAACCTCATCAGCTTCGCGCCCATCAATGGAGCCAACCGCGCTTTCACTGCCAGCACGAGCACGAGCGCTTTTTCTCATCATCTCATGAAAGAAGCGGCTGATCATCATCCTATGCTCTTCTCCCGCTTCTCCAACCACAGCTCCTCTCCGCCAGCTCAGGAGGGCGTGTCCAGCGACTCACCGTCGCCGGCTTGCCACAGCAAGTACATGCAGTACGCCGGCGGGCAGTTCATCAACGTTACTGGCATAAGGACATCGCCGTTGACTGTGGGATCAGCGCCGGCGGAGTACTGGCCGGTggtggaggtcaccggcgtcgACAGTGCTGTCGCAGGCATGGACAGCTTCCCTTCCTCCCCGAGCAGCCTCGGGTTCATGTCGGGCTCGTTGGAGGGATCATTTGGCAATAACGTTTACGACGACGACCTGTTCAGCTTTGATTCCTGA